The Mesorhizobium loti genome includes a region encoding these proteins:
- a CDS encoding sugar ABC transporter ATP-binding protein → MDDAIISVRNLHKWYSGVHALKGVSLDFKRGEALGLIGDNGAGKSTLINILSGVQTADEGEILVDGKPVRITRPRDAMNLGIETIYQYNSMVPTMSIARNLFIGREPTRFSVFGVGILDQKKMGSESIKAIANVDLHLRSPDALVGELSGGQRQGVAIARAMHFKSKVMILDEPTNHLSVKETHKVIGFVRGLKEQGVTGVFISHNMHHVFDCCDRVVAMARGEVVLDKRIEETSIDEVHNVL, encoded by the coding sequence ATGGACGACGCGATCATCTCCGTCCGCAATCTTCACAAATGGTACTCGGGCGTGCATGCGCTGAAGGGCGTGAGCCTCGACTTCAAGCGGGGCGAGGCGCTCGGGCTGATTGGCGACAATGGCGCCGGCAAGTCGACGCTCATCAACATTCTATCCGGCGTCCAAACAGCCGATGAGGGTGAAATCCTGGTCGACGGCAAGCCGGTGCGGATCACCAGGCCGCGCGATGCGATGAACCTCGGTATCGAGACCATCTACCAATACAATTCCATGGTTCCCACCATGTCGATTGCCAGGAACCTGTTTATCGGGCGGGAACCGACGCGGTTTTCCGTGTTCGGCGTGGGCATCCTCGACCAGAAGAAGATGGGCAGCGAAAGCATCAAGGCGATCGCCAATGTCGATCTGCATCTGCGCTCGCCAGATGCACTGGTCGGCGAACTGTCAGGGGGCCAGCGGCAGGGCGTCGCCATCGCGCGCGCCATGCACTTCAAGTCGAAGGTGATGATTCTCGACGAGCCGACCAACCATCTGTCGGTCAAGGAAACGCACAAGGTGATCGGCTTTGTCCGGGGCTTGAAAGAGCAGGGTGTCACCGGCGTCTTCATCAGCCACAACATGCATCACGTCTTTGACTGCTGTGATCGTGTGGTCGCGATGGCGCGCGGCGAGGTCGTGCTCGATAAGCGCATCGAGGAAACCTCCATCGACGAAGTCCACAACGTACTCTGA